In Brachypodium distachyon strain Bd21 chromosome 2, Brachypodium_distachyon_v3.0, whole genome shotgun sequence, one genomic interval encodes:
- the LOC100836853 gene encoding transcription factor MYB4, with product MVEKTAGGHGAEAAKERKGLWSPEEDERLYARITRHGVSTWSSVAQLAGLRRSGKSCRLRWMNYLRPDLKKEPISKREQDTIVSLQKSLGNRWSVIAARMPGRTDNEIKNYWNSRIRKRQSVVLTSSGDGGGANGDPPAAAAAETQHELALAESPAGEKKEPFSAAAAPPAVPPARFPVFACQIPAGSAINAAPQSTTTTAHEHNGAGSESEVSVGGGEEHCYYYYRGGDGDMDMFGHLLSFDDLEYPAAGAAGGDLLMDAWESQLYCANSGGSSVD from the exons ATGGTGGAGAAGACAgcaggcggccatggcgccgagGCGGCGAAGGAGCGGAAGGGGCTGtggtcgccggaggaggacgagcggCTGTACGCGCGGATCACGCGGCACGGCGTGTCGACTTGGAGCTCGGTGGCGCAGCTGGCCGGGCTGCGgcggagcggcaagagctgcCGGCTCCGGTGGATGAACTACCTCCGCCCGGACCTCAAGAAGGAGCCCATCTCCAAGCGCGAGCAAGACACCATCGTCTCCCTCCAGAAATCCCTCGGCAACAG GTGGTCGGTGATCGCGGCGAGGATGCCGGGGAGGACGGACAACGAGATCAAGAACTACTGGAACTCGCGCATCAGGAAGCGCCAGAGCGTCGTCCTCACcagctccggcgacggcggcggcgctaatGGTGAccccccggccgccgccgccgccgagaccCAGCACGAGCTAGCACTAGCAGAATCACCGGCCGGAGAGAAGAAAGAGCCGTTtagcgccgcggcggcgccgcctgctgTGCCGCCGGCACGGTTCCCGGTGTTCGCGTGCCAGATACCCGCCGGCAGCGCCATTAATGCGGCGCCTCAGTCCACGACGACCACGGCGCACGAGCACAACGGCGCGGGCTCAGAGAGCGAGGTgagcgtcggcggcggcgaggagcactgctactactactaccgcggcggcgacggcgacatGGACATGTTCGGGCACCTGCTCTCGTTCGACGACCTCGAGTacccggcggcgggggcggccggTGGTGATCTTCTCATGGATGCGTGGGAGAGCCAGCTTTACTGCGCGAATTCGGGAGGGAGCTCCGTTGATTGA
- the LOC100836541 gene encoding probable indole-3-pyruvate monooxygenase YUCCA10 — protein MEEVVVLIVGAGPAGLGTAACLSQLSVPYIIVERENCSASLWRNRAYDRLKLHLAKEFCELPHMSYPVDAPTYIPKRLFVKYLDDYIERFNIQPKYLTVVQSSTYDIDGKYWSIMVRDITSDTIINYMAKFLVVASGENSAPNIPMFSGQETFPGVAVHSSSYKSGSVYSGRNVLVIGSGNSGMEIAYDLVTHGANTSVVIRSPIHIMTKELIRLGMTLVNHLSPELVDNLLVMMSNFIFGDLSKHGIMRPKNGPLVLKSETGRSAVIDVGTVGLIKKGIIKVQGRVIKIKGKTIEFEGGDEASFDAVVFATGYKSTTNMWLKNGESMLNNEGLPNKEFPDHWKGENGLYCAGLARRGLAGIAIDAKNIANDIKCNLDSLFMSG, from the exons ATGGAAGAAGTCGTAGTTTTGATTGTGGGTGCGGGGCCAGCAGGCCTCGGAACAGCAGCGTGCCTCAGCCAATTATCTGTCCCCTATATCATCGTCGAGCGTGAGAACTGTAGTGCGTCACTATGGCGCAATCGCGCATATGACCGTCTCAAGCTACATCTTGCCAAGGAGTTCTGTGAGTTGCCACACATGTCATATCCAGTAGATGCCCCGACATACATACCAAAAAGATTGTTTGTCAAGTACTTGGATGATTACATTGAGCGTTTCAACATCCAACCGAAGTACCTCACTGTTGTTCAGTCATCCACATATGACATCGATGGAAAATATTGGTCCATCATGGTGCGTGATATAACAAGCGACACAATAATCAATTACATGGCTAAGTTTCTTGTTGTGGCAAGTGGTGAGAATAGTGCCCCGAATATTCCAATGTTTTCTGGACAAGAAACATTTCCAGGTGTGGCCGTCCACTCATCAAGTTATAAGTCAGGTAGTGTCTACTCTGGAAGGAATGTGTTGGTCATTGGATCTGGCAACTCTGGGATGGAGATTGCTTACGACCTTGTGACTCACGGTGCCAATACTTCTGTTGTTATACGGAGTCCG ATTCATATAATGACAAAGGAATTAATCCGGTTAGGGATGACACTGGTTAATCATCTTTCACCGGAGCTGGTGGATAATCTCCTAGTCATGATGTCAAATTTTATATTCGGAGATCTATCCAAACATGGCATCATGAGACCAAAAAATGGTCCATTGGTCCTCAAGTCAGAAACTGGCCGGTCTGCCGTGATTGATGTTGGCACAGTTGGGTTAATCAAGAAAGGCATCATCAAA GTGCAAGGAAGGGTTATTAAGATCAAGGGCAAAACAATTGAATTTGAAGGTGGCGATGAAGCCTCTTTCGATGCAGTTGTGTTTGCAACCGGATACAAAAGCACAACAAATATGTGGCTCAAG AATGGTGAGAGTATGTTGAATAACGAGGGCTTGCCAAATAAGGAATTTCCAGATCATTGGAAAGGTGAAAATGGGCTCTACTGTGCTGGTTTGGCAAGGAGAGGATTGGCTGGTATTGCTATAGATGCCAAGAACATCGCCAATGACATTAAGTGTAACCTAGACTCTTTGTTCATGTCTGGCTAA
- the LOC100837162 gene encoding probable indole-3-pyruvate monooxygenase YUCCA10, protein MEEVVVFIVGAGPAGLATAACLNQFSIPYVIVECENCSASLWRNRAYDRLKLHLAKEFCSIYSGRNVLVVGSGNSGMEIAYDLATHGANSSLVIRSPIHVMTKELIRLGMRLLRHLPPKLVDHLLVMMADFVFGDLSKHGITRPKKGPLVLKSETGQSAVIDVGTVGLIKKGTIKVQGGVTKIKGKTIEFQGGNEASFDAIVFATGYKSTANMWLKNGESMLNNDGLPNKEFPNHWKGENGLYCAGLARRGLAGIAIDAKNIANDIKSKIDVMRSI, encoded by the exons atGGAAGAGGTTGTAGTTTTTATTGTCGGTGCCGGGCCAGCGGGCCTTGCAACAGCAGCGTGCCTCAACCAATTCTCCATCCCTTATGTCATCGTCGAGTGTGAGAATTGTAGTGCGTCACTTTGGCGCAACCGTGCATATGATCGTCTCAAGTTACATCTTGCCAAGGAGTTCT GTAGCATCTACTCTGGAAGGAATGTGTTGGTTGTTGGATCTGGAAACTCTGGGATGGAGATTGCTTACGACCTTGCGACTCATGGTGCCAACAGTTCTCTTGTTATACGAAGTCCG ATTCATGTAATGACAAAGGAATTAATCCGGTTAGGGATGAGACTGCTTCGTCATCTTCCTCCGAAGTTGGTGGATCATCTCCTTGTGATGATGGCAGATTTCGTATTCGGAGACTTATCCAAACATGGCATCACGAGACCAAAGAAAGGTCCATTAGTCCTGAAGTCCGAAACTGGTCAATCTGCTGTAATTGATGTTGGCACGGTTGGGTTAATCAAGAAAGGCACAATCAAA GTGCAAGGAGGGGTTACTAAGATCAAGGGCAAAACCATAGAATTTCAAGGTGGGAATGAAGCCTCCTTTGATGCAATCGTGTTTGCAACGGGATACAAAAGCACGGCGAACATGTGGCTCAAG AatggtgagagcatgttgaaTAACGATGGATTGCCAAATAAGGAATTCCCAAATCATTGGAAAGGTGAAAATGGGCTCTACTGTGCTGGTTTGGCAAGGAGGGGATTGGCTGGTATTGCTATAGATGCCAAGAACATCGCTAATGACATCAAGTCTAAGATAGACGTTATGAGGTCGATCTGA
- the LOC100835929 gene encoding uncharacterized protein LOC100835929 has translation MGLGVVSLLNAVFRRAFTSAGLRPGSAAVDADTSLHFWAHPSLLLPPPSSSGEQNGDTGDRRRRPVVVLIHGFGPDATWQWASQVGPLSRHFDLVVPTLLFFGAGSTTKSPDRSDAFQAAAVAKLLTAHLGLDLMIDGSQQVVHVVGTSYGGLVAYHLAQALAIAAGTSGLMGNESNKVVICSADLAKGEEDDVALAAKGGVGDVTELMVPADTKALRRLMAICAHGPPKYIPECLARDLLRKYFSVQREEKIQLIKGIASGHGFQISPLPQEVLIVWGEFDQIFPVEKAHKVKEKLGEKARVEVIPSTGHLPHQENAKLFNKILLSFLLPPPSPAAAAATK, from the exons ATGGGGTTGGGCGTGGTGTCGCTCCTGAACGCCGTGTTCCGGCGCGCCTTCACCTCCGCGGGGCTCCGGccgggctccgccgccgtcgacgccgaCACCTCGCTCCACTTCTGGGcccacccctccctcctcctcccccctccatcctcctccggcgagcaaAACGGCGACACGGGCGACCGACGTCGTCGGCCGGTGGTGGTGCTGATCCACGGGTTTGGGCCGGACGCCACGTGGCAGTGGGCGTCGCAGGTGGGGCCGCTCTCCCGCCACTTCGACCTGGTGGTCCCCACGCTCCTCTTCTTCGGCGCCGGCTCCACCACGAAATCCCCCGACCGGTCCGACGCCTtccaggccgccgccgtcgccaagCTCCTCACCGCCCACCTTGGCCTTGATCTGATGATCGACGGCTCGCAGCAGGTTGTCCACGTGGTCGGCACCAGCTACGGCGGGCTCGTGGCCTACCACCTGGCCCAGGCGCTTGCGATCGCAGCTGGAACGTCGGGATTGATGGGGAATGAGAGTAACAAGGTGGTGATTTGCAGCGCGGATTTGGCGAAAGGGGAAGAGGACGACGTGGCGCTGGCGGCGAAGGGCGGGGTTGGGGACGTGACGGAGCTCATGGTGCCGGCGGACAccaaggcgctgcggcggcTCATGGCCATCTGCGCCCATGGCCCGCCCAAGTATATCCCGGAATGCCTCGCCCGCGACCTCCTACGG AAATATTTCTCTGTCCAAAGAGAGGAGAAGATACAGCTGATCAAGGGGATCGCCAGCGGGCATGGCTTCCAGATCTCTCCCCTCCCTCAG GAAGTGCTGATCGTGTGGGGAGAGTTCGACCAGATTTTCCCGGTGGAGAAAGCGCACAAAGTCAAAGA GAAGCTTGGGGAGAAGGCGAGGGTGGAGGTGATCCCGAGCACGGGGCACCTGCCGCACCAGGAGAACGCCAAGCTCTTCAACAAGATCCTCCTCAGCTTCTTGCTGCCTCCGCCTtcccccgccgctgccgccgccaccaaatAG
- the LOC100830734 gene encoding O-fucosyltransferase 3 isoform X2, translating into MRAGICDMVTIARHLNLTLVLPELDKRSFWADPSDFGDIFDVKHFINSLRDELIIVKELPLKLQLKIKRRLYSMPPVSWSNETYYLKRVLPLARKHKVIHFNRTDARLANNGLPVHLQMLRCRVNFQALRFTPQIEALGRKLISTLQRSGQFVVLHLRYEMDMLSFSGCTHGCSEKETKELTRMRYAYPWWKEKEIDSELKRLQGLCPLTPEEITLVLKALGFTKDTLIYIASGEIYGGERRLATLKAAYPKLVRKERLLSPDELRPFQNHSTQMAALDYMVSIASDVFIPSYDGNMARVVEGHRRYTGFRKTILLDRVKLVELLDLFKGGALSWDEFSAAVMEAHQNRMGQPTDRRTIPGRPKEEDYFYANPQECLGSQGGLRDVS; encoded by the exons ATGCGAGCTGGG ATATGTGATATGGTGACCATAGCACGCCATCTTAATCTAACACTAGTGCTCCCCGAACTGGATAAAAGGTCTTTCTGGGCTGATCCAAG TGATTTTGGAGATATTTTTGATGTGAAGCATTTCATTAATTCTTTAAGAGATGAACTGATAATAGTCAAAGAACTGCCGTTGAAACTCCAGCTAAAAATTAAGAGAAGACTTTATTCAATGCCTCCTGTCAGCTGGTCAAATGAGACATACTATCTAAAGCGG GTATTGCCTCTTGCAAGGAAGCACAAAGTAATCCATTTCAATAGAACAGATGCCCGCCTTGCAAACAACGGCCTACCTGTCCATCTCCAAATGCTGCGTTGCCGTGTGAACTTTCAAGCTTTGAGATTCACTCCACAGATTGAAGCGCTTGGCAGAAAACTTATTTCCACTCTTCAGAGAAGTGGACAATTTGTCGTGCTTCACTTACGCTATGAAATGGATATGCTCTCCTTTTCAGGCTGCACGCATGGCTGTTCTGAAAAAGAAACCAAGGAGCTCACCAGAATGAG ATATGCATATCCATGgtggaaagaaaaggagatcGATTCTGAATTGAAGAGGCTTCAGGGACTTTGCCCCCTCACACCTGAGGAAATCACTCTAGTGCTTAAAGCTCTGGGATTTACGAAGGACACATTGATATATATTGCCTCTGGTGAAATCTATGGAGGTGAAAGGCGTTTGGCTACTTTGAAGGCTGCTTATCCTAAATTG GTAAGGAAGGAAAGACTTTTATCTCCCGATGAATTGCGGCCATTCCAGAACCATTCAACCCAGATGGCAGCACTGGACTATATGGTTTCGATAGCAAGCGATGTTTTCATCCCCAGTTATGATGGGAACATGGCAAGGGTTGTCGAAGGTCACCGCAG GTATACGGGCTTTCGCAAGACCATCTTATTGGACAGGGTCAAACTTGTTGAACTTTTGGATCTTTTCAAAGGAGGTGCATTGTCCTGGGATGAATTCTCTGCTGCTGTGATGGAGGCACACCAGAATCGCATGGGCCAACCAACGGACAGAAGGACCATACCTGGTCGGCCCAAGGAAGAGGACTATTTCTATGCTAATCCCCAAGAGTGCCTTGGTTCCCAAGGGGGTTTAAGAGATGTTTCCTGA
- the LOC100836237 gene encoding probable indole-3-pyruvate monooxygenase YUCCA10 — MEEVVVLIVGAGPAGLATAACLSQLSIPYVIVERESCSASLWRNRAYDRLKLHLAKEFCELPHMSYPLDAPTYIPKNQFVKYLDDYIERFNIQPKYLTVVESSTYDNDGKFWSVMVRDMTRCVVVNYMAKFLVVASGENSAVNIPMFRGQETFPGVAIHSSSYKSGGSYSGRNVLVIGSGNSGMEIAYDLATHGANTSLVIRSPIHVMTKELIWLGMTLAHHLPLNIVDHLLVMMADFVFGNLSKHGIMRPKKGPLVLKLETGRSAVIDVGTVGLIKKGTIKVQGRVTKIKGKTIEFQGGNEASFDAIVFATGYKSTATMWLKNCESMLNSDGLPNKKFPNHWKGENGLYCAGLARMGLACIAMDAKNIANDIKSNLDSMSMSG, encoded by the exons ATGGAAGAGGTTGTAGTTTTGATTGTCGGCGCTGGGCCTGCAGGCCTCGCAACAGCAGCATGCCTTAGCCAATTATCCATCCCCTATGTCATCGTAGAGCGAGAGAGTTGTAGTGCGTCACTATGGCGCAACCGCGCATATGATCGTCTGAAGCTGCATCTTGCCAAAGAGTTCTGTGAGCTACCACACATGTCTTATCCACTAGATGCACCTACATACATACCAAAAAACCAGTTTGTCAAGTACTTGGATGATTACATTGAGCGTTTCAATATTCAACCCAAGTACCTCACTGTTGTTGAGTCATCCACATATGACAATGATGGAAAATTTTGGTCCGTCATGGTGCGTGATATGACGAGGTGCGTAGTAGTCAATTACATGGCTAAGTTTCTTGTTGTGGCAAGTGGTGAGAATAGCGCCGTGAATATTCCAATGTTCCGTGGACAAGAAACCTTTCCAGGTGTGGCCATCCACTCATCAAGCTATAAGTCAGGTGGCAGTTACTCTGGGAGGAATGTGTTGGTCATTGGATCTGGCAACTCTGGGATGGAGATTGCTTACGACCTTGCGACTCATGGTGCAAACACCTCTCTTGTTATACGAAGTCCG ATTCATGTAATGACAAAGGAATTAATCTGGTTAGGGATGACACTAGCTCATCATCTTCCACTGAACATCGTCGATCATCTCCTTGTGATGATGGCGGATTTTGTATTTGGAAACCTATCCAAACATGGCATCATGAGACCCAAAAAGGGTCCATTGGTCCTCAAGTTAGAAACTGGTCGGTCCGCTGTGATTGATGTTGGCACGGTTGGGTTAATCAAGAAAGGCACCATCAAA GTGCAAGGAAGGGTTACTAAAATCAAAGGCAAAACTATTGAATTTCAAGGTGGGAATGAAGCCTCCTTCGACGCAATTGTGTTTGCAACTGGATACAAAAGCACAGCAACCATGTGGCTCAAG AATTGTGAGAGCATGTTGAATAGCGATGGCTTGCCAAATAAGAAATTCCCAAATCACTGGAAAGGAGAAAATGGGCTGTATTGTGCTGGGTTGGCAAGGATGGGGTTGGCCTGTATTGCTATGGATGCCAAGAACATCGCCAATGACATTAAGTCGAACCTAGACTCTATGTCCATGTCCGGCTAA